In Candidatus Aegiribacteria sp., a single genomic region encodes these proteins:
- a CDS encoding FIST C-terminal domain-containing protein, with protein sequence MFLAEANRDSIVEAVSRLDTKADEVVMILIGEDSIPDIDGLADDLNEKEICFFGGIFPGIIHGEMQFTKGAVIRKMPGIGRPAVVSIKEPDFIKIPDFEGFQNIESGAKYTTIILIDGMAPNIGLFLSKMLDKLGNSVNYFGGGAGYQSMKKDFCLFSSEGFFNNAAIVVLVKLESSLGVRHGWKKMFGPFVATRTDRNLISEFNWENAFEVYRKAIENDSGRKFSENNFYDIAKEYPLGLFREGCENIGRATVALTDDGDIICGGEVQGNAVVDILGGKKESLIKAAQMAAEDCRVPEGRRICHYLISDCISRALLLENDYPEELKAIIGGIQSADSEEIPEGVLTLGEISSLGERYLEYLNLTTVVMVLYE encoded by the coding sequence ATGTTTCTGGCTGAAGCGAACCGAGACAGCATCGTTGAAGCTGTTTCACGGCTTGATACGAAAGCCGATGAAGTGGTCATGATTCTTATCGGGGAAGACAGTATACCTGACATCGATGGTCTTGCAGACGACTTGAATGAGAAGGAGATATGCTTTTTCGGCGGGATCTTTCCCGGTATCATTCATGGCGAGATGCAATTCACCAAAGGAGCAGTCATCCGTAAAATGCCCGGAATAGGGAGACCGGCTGTTGTAAGTATAAAGGAACCGGATTTCATAAAAATTCCTGATTTTGAAGGATTTCAGAATATAGAATCAGGCGCTAAATACACTACTATTATTCTGATCGACGGGATGGCTCCTAATATTGGTTTATTCCTGTCGAAGATGCTGGATAAGCTGGGAAATTCCGTTAATTACTTCGGTGGAGGAGCAGGCTACCAGAGCATGAAGAAGGACTTCTGCCTTTTTTCATCTGAGGGATTTTTCAATAACGCAGCGATAGTTGTTCTTGTGAAACTTGAGAGTTCTCTTGGCGTCCGTCATGGCTGGAAGAAAATGTTTGGTCCGTTTGTTGCGACGAGAACAGATCGAAACCTGATCAGTGAATTCAACTGGGAAAATGCTTTCGAAGTGTACCGTAAGGCTATTGAAAACGATTCGGGCAGGAAGTTTTCTGAAAATAATTTCTACGATATAGCAAAAGAATACCCTCTTGGATTATTCAGAGAGGGCTGTGAAAATATAGGGCGCGCTACAGTCGCGCTGACCGATGATGGCGACATTATCTGTGGAGGGGAAGTGCAGGGCAATGCGGTAGTCGATATTCTAGGCGGGAAGAAAGAATCTCTGATCAAGGCAGCTCAGATGGCTGCGGAAGATTGCCGCGTACCTGAAGGCCGAAGGATTTGTCACTATCTTATCTCTGACTGCATATCCAGAGCGCTTCTTCTTGAGAATGACTATCCTGAGGAACTCAAGGCAATAATTGGTGGAATTCAGTCTGCTGATAGTGAGGAAATTCCTGAAGGAGTCCTGACACTGGGAGAGATTTCATCCTTAGGAGAGCGATATCTTGAATATCTGAATCTTACAACGGTTGTAATGGTTCTGTATGAGTAA
- a CDS encoding PAS domain S-box protein encodes MSKDCVDSGKTIQEISLLYELSLSIGTSINVRENCIGFLKALMLRKNLGFVSVWIRNVFLTPKNDSDEVSLTYAYPEFKVKDTHLSINNPLFEALRTGEIVSVTSSEAAFQNLVTESGMNKGMFTIFPLNEIGILKLYSISREEPFGKREINLLRSVVSKFALSLAGCLSHDMLMREILERKKAENALRESEQRYRSLFSSARDAIFIMKDYRIVDCNPVTLTMFGCTREQIIGKSPYRFSPKLQPDGKKSRFLGERRALKALKDTPQLFEWLHCRFDGTPFYAEVALNRVSIAEENFLQSVVRDISDRRRAEEERLEFEKSVQHAQKLESLGVLAGGIAHDFNNLLVGILGNADLALRGLSPSSSTHANIMQIEKA; translated from the coding sequence ATGAGTAAGGACTGCGTGGATTCCGGAAAGACTATTCAGGAGATTTCTCTTCTATACGAACTGTCACTTTCAATTGGCACTTCAATCAATGTGAGAGAAAACTGCATCGGGTTTCTCAAAGCACTTATGCTGAGAAAGAATCTGGGGTTCGTATCCGTCTGGATCAGAAATGTTTTCCTGACTCCCAAGAATGATTCTGATGAAGTTTCTCTCACATATGCTTATCCTGAGTTCAAGGTAAAGGATACTCATCTTTCGATTAACAACCCGCTTTTTGAAGCACTAAGAACTGGCGAAATTGTAAGTGTAACCTCTTCTGAGGCAGCTTTTCAGAATTTGGTTACTGAAAGCGGAATGAACAAGGGAATGTTTACGATATTTCCTCTGAATGAAATAGGCATTCTCAAACTATACTCAATATCCAGAGAAGAACCTTTTGGAAAAAGAGAAATCAACCTGCTTAGAAGTGTTGTTTCAAAATTCGCTTTATCGTTAGCGGGCTGTCTTTCACACGATATGCTCATGCGTGAAATACTTGAACGGAAAAAGGCGGAGAACGCACTCAGGGAAAGCGAACAACGTTACCGTAGTCTTTTCAGTTCAGCAAGGGACGCGATATTCATAATGAAGGATTATAGAATTGTGGATTGTAATCCAGTGACTCTGACAATGTTCGGTTGCACGCGAGAGCAAATCATTGGAAAATCACCTTACCGTTTTTCTCCTAAACTCCAACCTGACGGTAAAAAATCCCGTTTCCTGGGAGAAAGAAGAGCTTTAAAAGCGCTCAAGGATACTCCCCAGCTTTTCGAATGGCTTCATTGTAGATTTGACGGAACTCCGTTTTATGCTGAGGTGGCTTTGAACAGGGTGTCTATCGCTGAAGAAAACTTCCTCCAGTCAGTTGTTCGAGACATATCGGATCGTAGAAGGGCGGAGGAGGAGCGCCTTGAATTCGAGAAGAGTGTTCAGCATGCACAGAAGCTGGAGAGCCTTGGCGTGCTTGCTGGCGGCATTGCTCATGACTTCAACAATCTGCTGGTTGGAATTCTTGGAAACGCTGATCTTGCACTTAGAGGTCTTTCTCCGTCTTCTTCAACGCATGCAAACATCATGCAAATCGAGAAAGCATAG
- a CDS encoding response regulator — MLAYSGKGKFIIETLSLNNVVEEMAYLLKTSISKNIVLNYNLAEKLPPIKADISQVSQIVMNLITNASEAIGEKSGIIRLASGVMEFDGSGMNEEYITQEKLEGTYVFIEVSDTGCGMSKETIVSMFDPFFTTKFFGRGLGLAAVIGIVRGHGGAIRVSSDPGKGSTITIAFPASKDSSDSAPGELRNGSKLIGNGTILLVDDDETVLAVGREMLEILGFSVLTATGGNKALDLFTEKQEQIVCIILDLTMPHMDGKETCLKLREMNSTIPVIISSGYSKTDVEKQFIGNTISDFLSKPYRMSDLLDKLSSVLDVENNLGL, encoded by the coding sequence ATGCTGGCGTATTCGGGAAAAGGGAAATTCATAATAGAAACTCTGAGTCTTAACAATGTTGTTGAAGAAATGGCTTATCTTCTCAAAACATCAATATCAAAGAATATAGTTCTGAATTACAACCTTGCTGAAAAGCTGCCGCCAATCAAAGCCGACATTTCACAGGTCAGCCAGATAGTCATGAATCTCATCACAAACGCTTCAGAAGCAATTGGCGAAAAGAGTGGTATTATCAGGCTTGCTTCAGGGGTAATGGAATTTGACGGCTCAGGAATGAATGAAGAATACATCACGCAGGAAAAGCTGGAAGGTACGTATGTATTCATCGAAGTATCGGATACAGGTTGCGGAATGAGTAAAGAAACAATCGTCAGCATGTTTGATCCATTCTTTACCACAAAATTCTTCGGCAGGGGGCTGGGTCTTGCCGCTGTGATAGGAATCGTCAGGGGGCACGGGGGTGCTATCAGAGTCTCAAGCGACCCGGGAAAGGGGTCAACAATAACGATAGCGTTCCCGGCATCTAAGGATTCTTCAGATTCAGCGCCTGGGGAATTGCGAAATGGTAGCAAACTGATTGGTAATGGAACCATACTTCTTGTTGATGATGACGAAACTGTTCTTGCAGTTGGCAGAGAGATGCTGGAAATACTGGGTTTTTCAGTGCTGACTGCTACTGGAGGGAATAAAGCTCTTGATTTGTTTACAGAGAAACAGGAACAAATTGTCTGTATCATTCTTGACCTCACGATGCCGCATATGGATGGAAAAGAAACCTGCCTGAAGCTCAGGGAAATGAATTCCACTATTCCTGTTATAATATCGAGTGGTTACAGTAAAACTGATGTTGAAAAACAGTTCATCGGAAATACTATCTCAGATTTCCTTTCTAAACCATATCGTATGTCTGATCTTCTTGATAAGCTTAGCAGTGTTCTTGATGTGGAAAACAATCTTGGTCTGTAG
- a CDS encoding HAMP domain-containing histidine kinase, translating into MKSEDCKIMDSECHLNRIENWHNNFESDISLMIETLKKLNASSIEATEECSRHYTNTIELTKAKSSFTFEVSHELKAPLASVYNIINVILDGYLDGDINKQKEYLNRAKLRIKSIIDLLNDLLVFSRLEERANELEKEEFNIAELFASIIEEMTEYADSRSIEINWNLCDDCPLIYGNAELIRRVFTNIIHNAVKYSRHGNKVEVTGKIDENRFLLRVEDHGIGIKEEETQKIFDIFYRGENTRRDSKREGIGLGLSLVRRIVDAHGGCIKLKSKLQEGTTVEVRFPEFQKEEK; encoded by the coding sequence ATGAAATCTGAAGATTGCAAGATAATGGATTCAGAATGCCATTTGAACAGAATTGAAAACTGGCACAACAATTTCGAGTCTGATATTTCATTAATGATTGAAACCCTGAAAAAACTGAATGCCAGTTCAATTGAAGCTACAGAGGAATGCAGCAGACATTATACGAACACTATTGAGCTAACAAAAGCAAAATCCAGTTTCACCTTTGAAGTATCTCATGAATTAAAAGCACCATTAGCCTCTGTATATAATATTATTAACGTAATATTAGATGGATACCTTGATGGAGATATTAATAAGCAAAAAGAATATCTCAATAGAGCAAAATTGCGGATAAAAAGCATTATAGATCTTTTAAATGATCTATTAGTGTTTTCTCGTCTTGAGGAAAGAGCAAATGAACTCGAAAAGGAAGAGTTCAATATTGCAGAATTATTTGCTTCAATTATAGAAGAAATGACTGAATATGCCGATAGTCGTAGTATCGAAATTAATTGGAATCTTTGTGATGATTGCCCCCTTATCTACGGCAACGCAGAGCTTATCAGGAGAGTGTTTACCAATATAATTCATAATGCTGTTAAATACAGCAGACACGGTAACAAGGTTGAGGTTACGGGGAAAATAGATGAAAATCGTTTCCTATTGAGAGTGGAGGATCATGGTATTGGTATTAAAGAAGAAGAAACGCAGAAAATATTCGATATCTTTTATCGTGGCGAGAATACCAGACGTGATTCAAAAAGGGAAGGCATAGGTCTTGGTCTTTCACTAGTCAGGAGAATAGTTGATGCTCACGGAGGCTGTATTAAGCTAAAAAGCAAATTGCAGGAAGGAACTACAGTAGAAGTACGTTTTCCTGAATTCCAGAAGGAGGAAAAGTAA
- a CDS encoding response regulator has protein sequence MPKEVLIVDDDFDFVETTEIVLKSNGYETRTAHDGEEALKKVMEKVPDIILLDIMMKTKGDGIWASEQIRSKENAKDIPIIMITAVNQDADMLKFHFEKDVGTDSSYIPVNVFMEKPIEIKDLLAEIKKLIGTS, from the coding sequence ATGCCCAAAGAAGTACTTATTGTGGATGATGATTTTGATTTTGTAGAAACCACTGAAATAGTTCTGAAGAGCAATGGTTACGAAACACGGACTGCCCATGACGGTGAAGAAGCGCTTAAAAAAGTTATGGAAAAAGTTCCAGATATCATTCTGCTGGATATCATGATGAAAACCAAGGGTGACGGGATATGGGCAAGCGAGCAAATCAGATCGAAGGAGAATGCAAAGGATATTCCAATAATTATGATAACCGCTGTAAATCAGGATGCAGATATGTTGAAATTTCACTTTGAGAAGGACGTGGGGACGGATTCGAGTTACATACCGGTAAACGTTTTTATGGAAAAGCCTATTGAAATTAAAGATCTGCTTGCAGAGATTAAAAAACTTATTGGAACTTCATAG